In Anaerolineales bacterium, one DNA window encodes the following:
- a CDS encoding NAD-binding protein, whose amino-acid sequence MFVFIAGGGRTGAQLAADLIAQNYEIRLVEHRRELLTRLHHELPTEVIYEGQATDPAVLKQAGLEKANVLVACTNDDAANLVLCYLARTMFKVKRTVARINNPRNAWLFDKNFHVDETINQADVMAHLIQEEMSLGDMMTLLKLRRGRYSLVEEKVPKGAQAIGVPLKDLGLPEQCVIAAIIRNGQVTLPRGTIAFEEGDEVLAVTDDEGAKKLAILLEPPDRSVL is encoded by the coding sequence ATGTTCGTATTTATTGCCGGGGGTGGGCGCACAGGCGCCCAACTTGCCGCGGATTTGATCGCTCAAAACTATGAAATCCGCCTTGTGGAGCATCGCCGCGAGCTGCTGACCCGTCTCCATCACGAACTTCCCACCGAGGTCATCTACGAAGGGCAGGCAACCGACCCTGCCGTCTTGAAACAGGCCGGCTTGGAAAAAGCAAACGTACTGGTGGCTTGCACCAATGATGACGCCGCCAATCTCGTATTGTGCTACCTTGCGCGGACGATGTTCAAGGTCAAACGTACCGTGGCGCGCATCAACAATCCGCGCAATGCCTGGCTGTTCGATAAAAACTTCCATGTGGACGAGACCATCAATCAAGCCGACGTGATGGCGCATCTCATTCAGGAGGAAATGTCGCTGGGTGACATGATGACCCTGCTCAAACTCCGCCGTGGACGTTACTCGCTGGTCGAGGAGAAGGTTCCAAAGGGCGCGCAGGCGATCGGCGTGCCGCTCAAGGACCTGGGCCTGCCCGAGCAGTGCGTGATCGCCGCCATCATCCGCAATGGACAGGTGACCCTGCCGCGCGGCACGATTGCATTTGAAGAAGGCGATGAAGTGCTTGCCGTCACCGACGATGAAGGCGCAAAAAAACTCGCCATCCTGCTTGAGCCGCCAGACCGGTCTGTACTGTAA